A genomic segment from Paenibacillus sp. FSL K6-1096 encodes:
- a CDS encoding AraC family transcriptional regulator — MTTKLFARDIGLEPGFTFRIQKCPLTHDYYAHSHDFSELVVILSGNAVHIIEGREYPVSAGQVFLIHQDVAHGYKNVDGIEYVNVMFQPEQLLQQSELRLLPGFQALFYIEPFYRKEMYFKGMLTLDAAQLREATRLLDVILGEHDRQPEGYRLMIRTYFTALVGLLSRYYQNSSGLEDNKALRIGETVTYIEEHFLQPITLQSIADMAYMSTRQFLRVFTRNYQTTPMDYVIRKRLDYSCTLLRSPELSISQVALDSGFHDQNYYSRQFRKVFNCTPSAYRERILHA, encoded by the coding sequence ATGACAACGAAACTATTCGCGCGGGACATCGGACTGGAGCCCGGATTTACCTTCAGAATCCAGAAATGCCCGCTGACCCATGATTACTATGCCCACAGCCATGACTTCTCGGAGCTGGTTGTTATCCTGTCGGGTAACGCCGTGCATATCATTGAGGGGAGGGAATATCCGGTTTCCGCCGGACAGGTGTTTCTGATCCATCAGGATGTTGCCCACGGATACAAGAATGTGGACGGCATCGAATATGTGAACGTGATGTTCCAGCCCGAACAGCTGCTGCAGCAGTCTGAGCTCAGGCTGCTGCCCGGCTTTCAGGCCTTGTTTTACATTGAGCCCTTTTACCGGAAGGAGATGTACTTCAAGGGCATGCTCACCTTGGATGCCGCGCAGCTCCGGGAGGCTACGCGGCTGCTGGATGTCATCCTCGGAGAGCATGACCGGCAGCCCGAGGGATACCGGCTGATGATCCGCACTTATTTTACCGCCCTGGTCGGCCTGCTCTCACGGTATTATCAGAACAGCAGCGGGCTTGAAGACAATAAGGCGCTGCGGATTGGCGAGACGGTCACCTATATCGAGGAGCATTTCCTGCAGCCGATCACCCTGCAATCGATAGCGGACATGGCCTATATGTCGACCCGCCAGTTCCTGAGGGTCTTCACCCGCAACTACCAGACTACGCCGATGGATTACGTCATCCGTAAGCGGCTGGACTATTCCTGCACGCTGCTGCGGAGCCCGGAGCTCTCCATTTCCCAGGTGGCCCTGGACAGCGGGTTTCACGACCAGAACTATTACTCCCGCCAGTTCCGCAAGGTATTCAACTGCACGCCGAGCGCATACCGCGAGCGGATTCTGCATGCTTAA
- a CDS encoding AraC family transcriptional regulator: MLCLEFTIPPLPQFVTVGFAVWSPGDRHFARTFGVYDLLVVKRGTLYMAEQDREYAVGPGKMLVLEAGLPHEGYRSCEEDTEIYWVHFIHDGKPAYIRQEEIPWSSLLSRGTVEDEEPSAQQRLYLPKFASVDLEVLEPILQEMNEIHSRLNAGNALRLHVQLAAFMAALQEECARTALPEPAARLARAAAAYLDQHWREPFQLAGLQEELHFQADYITRCMKQHIGTTPLQYVLHLRLEEAKKLLGGTVLGIPEIAERTGIRDPNYMTRLFKARFGLTPGAYRRRLRHRE, encoded by the coding sequence ATGCTGTGTCTGGAATTCACCATTCCGCCGCTGCCGCAGTTCGTCACTGTGGGCTTTGCCGTCTGGTCTCCGGGAGACCGGCATTTCGCCCGTACGTTTGGTGTATACGATCTGCTGGTCGTGAAGCGGGGAACGCTCTATATGGCTGAACAAGACAGGGAATATGCTGTCGGTCCGGGAAAGATGCTGGTGCTGGAAGCGGGATTGCCGCATGAGGGGTACCGCAGCTGTGAGGAGGATACGGAGATTTACTGGGTGCATTTCATTCATGATGGCAAGCCGGCGTATATCCGGCAGGAGGAGATCCCCTGGTCGTCGCTGCTGTCCAGAGGGACGGTAGAGGATGAAGAGCCTTCGGCCCAGCAGCGGCTGTACCTGCCGAAATTCGCCTCCGTGGATCTGGAGGTGCTGGAGCCGATTCTCCAGGAAATGAACGAAATCCACAGCCGGCTGAACGCCGGGAATGCTCTCCGGCTTCATGTTCAGCTGGCGGCCTTCATGGCAGCACTCCAAGAGGAATGCGCCAGGACTGCGCTGCCCGAACCCGCCGCCCGGCTGGCCCGGGCGGCGGCGGCCTATCTCGATCAGCACTGGAGAGAGCCGTTTCAACTGGCGGGGCTGCAGGAGGAGCTGCATTTCCAGGCGGATTATATTACGCGGTGCATGAAGCAGCACATCGGCACCACGCCGCTGCAATATGTGCTGCACCTGCGTCTGGAAGAAGCCAAGAAGCTGCTGGGCGGTACGGTGCTGGGCATCCCTGAGATTGCCGAACGGACAGGAATCCGCGATCCCAATTATATGACCCGTCTGTTCAAGGCAAGATTCGGCCTGACCCCCGGAGCGTACCGGAGGCGGCTGCGCCATAGGGAATAG
- a CDS encoding alpha-amylase family protein, protein MRFRQVHLDFHTSEAIPGIGTEFSRAQFQSMLRTGHVDSITVFSKCHHGWAYHPSEANEIHPHLSFDLLEAMIEAAHDIGVKTPVYLSAGLDEKLARRHPEWLIRDAEDRTRWVKDFMTPGYHEFCMGTPYLDILLAQIHEVVSRYATDGIFLDIVGVRKCRCQYCVAKLRADGQDPRDEAAVTRLGEETYLNYARRVRETIDSVKPGLPVYHNNGHQQRGRRDLVHVNTHLELESLPTGGWGYDHFPLSARYAQTLGMEFLGMTGKFHTSWGEFGGYKHPNALRYEAALSLAHGAKCSIGDQLHPSGLMDEATYALIGAAYAEVEAKEPWCEGVQSVADIAVLSLEAAREACPGGQALKGERNLTDPGTVRILTEGHYLYDIVDTLTDFSAYKVLILPDEVPVWPELAEAIAVFTAGGGKVLATGRSGLNPAGDAFALNLGLRWQGANPYKPSYFHPQFTPGALLPASFVMYGEGQLVELDGGQSLGHLENPYFNRDVFTFCSHQHTPGSREDNGPGMIESENGIYIAWNVFSEYADGGHLILKEMVLHALSRLLPQPALRTNLPARGITTLQYQQKERRYVHHLLYAAPALKGRIEVIEDIVPLHDISVSLRLPSDAAIRRVYLAPAMTELPFTAGAEGDVTYTVPYLENHQMAVIELV, encoded by the coding sequence ATGCGTTTTCGTCAGGTTCATCTCGACTTCCATACCTCTGAAGCCATTCCCGGCATAGGTACAGAATTCTCCCGTGCCCAGTTTCAGTCCATGCTGCGCACCGGTCATGTAGATTCAATCACCGTGTTCTCCAAATGCCATCATGGCTGGGCTTATCATCCCAGTGAGGCCAACGAGATTCATCCGCACCTGTCCTTTGACCTGCTGGAGGCCATGATTGAGGCTGCCCATGACATCGGTGTCAAGACACCGGTATATCTGTCCGCCGGTCTTGATGAGAAGCTGGCCCGCCGCCACCCCGAGTGGCTGATCCGCGATGCGGAGGACCGCACCCGCTGGGTGAAGGACTTTATGACCCCGGGTTATCATGAGTTCTGCATGGGCACGCCTTATCTGGACATCCTCCTGGCGCAAATTCACGAAGTGGTCTCCCGGTATGCTACGGACGGCATCTTCCTCGATATCGTCGGTGTCCGCAAATGCCGTTGCCAGTACTGTGTAGCCAAGCTGCGGGCAGACGGCCAGGACCCGCGCGATGAAGCCGCCGTCACCCGCCTGGGGGAAGAGACTTATCTGAACTATGCGCGCCGCGTAAGGGAAACGATCGACAGCGTCAAGCCCGGCCTTCCGGTCTATCACAATAACGGCCATCAGCAGCGGGGGCGGCGTGATCTGGTGCATGTGAACACCCATCTTGAGCTGGAATCTCTGCCGACCGGAGGCTGGGGGTACGATCACTTTCCGTTGTCCGCCCGGTACGCCCAGACGCTGGGCATGGAATTTCTCGGCATGACCGGCAAATTCCATACCTCCTGGGGTGAATTCGGCGGCTACAAGCACCCGAATGCACTCCGCTACGAAGCTGCACTCAGCCTGGCCCACGGCGCCAAATGCTCGATCGGCGACCAGCTCCATCCCTCCGGCCTGATGGATGAAGCAACCTATGCGCTGATCGGCGCGGCATACGCCGAGGTGGAGGCGAAGGAGCCGTGGTGTGAAGGCGTGCAGTCTGTAGCGGATATTGCCGTCCTGTCTCTGGAAGCGGCGCGGGAGGCCTGCCCCGGCGGCCAGGCGCTGAAGGGTGAGCGCAATCTGACCGACCCCGGTACTGTACGCATCCTGACGGAAGGACACTATCTGTACGACATTGTTGATACGCTGACGGATTTCAGCGCGTACAAGGTGCTGATTCTGCCGGATGAGGTTCCGGTATGGCCTGAGCTGGCTGAAGCCATTGCAGTGTTTACTGCCGGGGGCGGGAAAGTGCTGGCTACCGGGCGTTCCGGCCTGAATCCGGCAGGAGATGCCTTTGCCCTGAATCTCGGCCTCCGCTGGCAGGGAGCGAATCCGTACAAGCCGTCTTATTTCCATCCGCAGTTCACGCCCGGCGCTCTGCTGCCCGCTTCCTTTGTCATGTACGGCGAGGGCCAGCTGGTAGAGCTTGACGGCGGGCAGTCCCTCGGCCACCTGGAGAACCCGTATTTCAACCGTGATGTCTTCACGTTCTGTTCACACCAGCATACGCCAGGGTCCAGGGAAGACAATGGCCCGGGCATGATCGAGAGCGAGAACGGTATCTATATTGCCTGGAATGTGTTCAGTGAGTATGCCGACGGCGGCCATCTCATCCTGAAGGAGATGGTACTCCATGCGCTGTCCAGGCTGCTGCCGCAGCCGGCGCTGCGTACCAATCTGCCGGCGCGGGGAATTACAACCCTGCAATACCAGCAGAAGGAACGGCGCTATGTACACCATCTGCTCTATGCCGCCCCCGCGCTGAAGGGCCGAATTGAAGTCATTGAGGACATCGTGCCGCTGCATGACATTTCCGTCAGCCTGCGGCTGCCCTCCGATGCAGCCATCCGGCGGGTCTATCTCGCTCCGGCGATGACAGAGCTGCCCTTTACAGCGGGAGCGGAGGGCGATGTTACTTATACTGTTCCTTATCTGGAGAACCACCAGATGGCGGTGATTGAGCTGGTGTAA
- a CDS encoding SDR family NAD(P)-dependent oxidoreductase, which translates to MDMGLQGKTALVTGSTKGIGKAIAAELAKEGVNVLINGRNHDEVEQTVSEIRSQFPAVSLQNAAADLTDVKQREALFGQYPQVDILINNMGIYEIMSYDDASDDIWERYFRTNVLAANGLCRFYLPKMLEHNDGRIVFIASEEAVMPSGQMPQYAITKSALLSLARSLSGLTAGTEVTVNTIMPGPTLSENVQQIIEGIYAADHLTFAEKEQKFMAANLPQSELQRFIRPSEIGRLAAFICSPYASAFRGSPIRMDGGMVPTIY; encoded by the coding sequence ATGGATATGGGATTGCAGGGCAAAACCGCGCTGGTGACAGGCTCAACCAAAGGGATAGGCAAGGCTATTGCGGCCGAGCTGGCCAAAGAAGGCGTGAATGTACTGATTAACGGAAGAAATCATGATGAGGTGGAGCAGACTGTTAGTGAAATCCGCAGCCAGTTCCCCGCCGTATCCCTTCAGAATGCCGCTGCCGATCTAACGGATGTGAAGCAGAGAGAGGCTTTATTCGGGCAATATCCTCAGGTGGATATCCTAATCAACAACATGGGAATCTATGAAATCATGAGCTATGATGACGCAAGCGATGACATCTGGGAGAGGTACTTCCGCACCAATGTGCTGGCCGCCAACGGATTATGCAGATTCTATCTGCCCAAAATGCTGGAGCACAACGATGGCCGGATTGTTTTTATTGCCAGTGAGGAGGCGGTCATGCCTTCCGGTCAAATGCCGCAATATGCGATAACCAAATCGGCGCTGCTCTCTCTTGCGAGAAGTCTGTCGGGCTTAACCGCAGGGACTGAAGTAACCGTCAATACAATCATGCCAGGGCCGACACTATCTGAAAATGTGCAGCAGATCATCGAGGGAATCTACGCTGCTGATCATCTGACGTTTGCTGAAAAGGAACAGAAATTTATGGCCGCTAATCTGCCCCAGTCTGAGCTTCAGCGGTTTATCAGACCGTCCGAAATCGGCCGGCTGGCAGCATTTATCTGCAGCCCCTATGCCTCAGCCTTCAGAGGCTCTCCCATCCGCATGGACGGGGGAATGGTGCCGACGATTTATTGA
- a CDS encoding AraC family transcriptional regulator ligand-binding domain-containing protein: MNQQQSTKPIKFPSGFWTGLEQLGIASQDVARQAGLPLTIITEVKVTTAEYFALWQAYSDLIGDVAHAIIGLVTAFETSQYPPDALATYHARDYRDALNRMARYKQMCPPERLLITEMGEECAIELEWQETEELGPAVLTGITLAYLLELGRRGTGQALTALGAEFSQPMGDVEALERYFGCPVRTGAAKNRLVLRRRDLDLPFITYNSELLEMLTPVLDRTVDEEASRRSFTGTVKWIIKQSLMGGRYDIQTVARELKLGERTLQRRLTEEGTSFKQLLAQARHEQAKAYLADPLLDIHEVACLVGYEDQNSFYRAFRSWEGDTPAHWRAEHAGF; the protein is encoded by the coding sequence ATGAACCAACAACAGTCTACGAAACCGATCAAGTTCCCATCCGGATTCTGGACGGGATTAGAGCAATTAGGCATAGCCTCACAGGATGTAGCCCGGCAGGCTGGTCTGCCGTTGACCATTATTACAGAGGTAAAAGTTACCACTGCAGAATACTTCGCACTTTGGCAAGCTTACTCCGATCTCATAGGGGATGTTGCACATGCAATTATTGGGCTTGTTACTGCCTTTGAAACGTCGCAGTATCCGCCGGATGCCCTGGCCACTTACCATGCCCGCGATTACCGTGATGCCCTTAACCGGATGGCCAGATATAAACAAATGTGTCCCCCTGAGAGATTGCTTATCACGGAGATGGGGGAAGAATGCGCTATAGAGCTGGAGTGGCAGGAGACGGAGGAGCTGGGTCCCGCCGTACTTACCGGCATTACACTGGCCTATCTGCTGGAGCTGGGGCGGAGGGGGACGGGCCAGGCCTTGACTGCATTGGGGGCGGAGTTCTCACAGCCAATGGGGGATGTGGAGGCGCTGGAGAGGTATTTCGGCTGTCCGGTGCGGACCGGTGCCGCGAAGAACAGGCTCGTTCTGCGGCGCAGAGACCTGGATCTGCCTTTTATAACGTACAATTCAGAGCTGCTGGAAATGTTGACACCTGTATTAGACCGGACGGTTGATGAAGAGGCCAGCCGCCGCTCTTTTACCGGGACCGTGAAATGGATCATTAAACAAAGCCTGATGGGCGGGCGTTATGATATTCAGACTGTAGCCAGAGAGCTAAAACTGGGTGAGCGGACGTTGCAGCGGCGGCTGACGGAAGAAGGCACAAGCTTCAAGCAACTGCTGGCCCAGGCCAGACATGAGCAGGCAAAGGCTTATCTGGCTGACCCTCTGCTGGACATTCACGAAGTGGCTTGCCTGGTCGGGTATGAGGATCAGAATTCATTCTACCGGGCGTTCCGGAGCTGGGAGGGGGATACGCCTGCACATTGGCGTGCGGAGCACGCAGGCTTTTAG
- a CDS encoding class II aldolase/adducin family protein, whose amino-acid sequence MNNYEQELREQICDIGRNLFNKDFIAANDGNISARLSETEILASPTGVSKGYLKPHMLVKVNLQGEIIEAAEGYRPSTEVKMHLRIYNELPEMNGVVHAHPPYATAFAIKGEPLNKMMMPESVIAMGDIPLAAYGTPSTEEIPDSLIPFLGRKTAVLLESHGALTWGKDVMSAYMNMERLEYTAKLTFITRMINGERELPQNRIDELVALRSFYGM is encoded by the coding sequence ATGAATAACTATGAACAGGAGCTGCGTGAGCAGATCTGCGATATCGGCCGGAATCTGTTTAACAAGGACTTCATCGCCGCTAATGACGGTAATATCTCGGCGCGCCTGTCGGAGACGGAGATTCTGGCCTCACCGACCGGAGTCAGCAAAGGCTATCTGAAGCCGCATATGCTCGTAAAGGTGAACCTGCAGGGCGAAATCATTGAAGCCGCCGAAGGCTACCGGCCTTCGACCGAAGTTAAGATGCACCTTAGAATCTATAATGAGCTGCCCGAAATGAATGGTGTAGTACATGCGCATCCGCCGTATGCGACTGCTTTTGCCATCAAGGGGGAGCCGCTGAACAAAATGATGATGCCCGAATCGGTCATCGCCATGGGAGATATTCCGCTTGCAGCGTACGGCACCCCTTCTACCGAAGAGATTCCGGATTCGCTGATTCCTTTTCTGGGCCGAAAAACAGCCGTCCTGCTGGAAAGCCACGGTGCGCTGACCTGGGGCAAGGATGTGATGAGCGCCTATATGAACATGGAACGGCTTGAGTATACGGCTAAGCTGACTTTTATTACCCGGATGATTAACGGCGAGCGGGAGCTGCCCCAGAATCGGATTGATGAGCTTGTTGCGCTAAGATCCTTCTATGGAATGTAG
- a CDS encoding rhamnulokinase family protein: protein MGRVIKLLAMDLGASSGRVMLGSYDGERIAVEEIHRFPNQPVQLQGHLYWDVLRLFHEMKQGIRQAAKVQGTIASLSVDTWGVDYGFIDRGGQLLYAPHHYRDQRTEASAAALEALLPKEEQFRLTGNQPARINTVYQLYADLQASPWIRETADKMLMMPDLFHYLFSGAVYAEQTIWSTGGLLTADSAQPAVEVLNRLGLPAELIPELVPAGTVVGTLLPALQEELGTGPLKVIAGASHDTASAVASVPYISGQGQDAAFISCGTWSLVGMESEWPVITDQALELGFTNEACFGGTNRLLKNTTGLWLLQESQRGWAEAGEPVSHQEAVELARSIMKTGYAAPTIDPNDELFSTPGDMPGRIAVYCARTRQPVPQSKAEMILTILSSLAASYAKTLRELEQLTGRTIRTVHMVGGGIQNELLCQLTADAAGKEVAAGPVEASAIGNIAVQLAALGEVEASGIRALVARSYAFTRYYPGS, encoded by the coding sequence ATGGGGAGAGTCATAAAGCTATTGGCAATGGATCTGGGAGCCAGCTCCGGCAGAGTGATGCTGGGCAGCTACGATGGTGAACGCATCGCCGTTGAGGAAATTCACCGCTTCCCGAACCAGCCGGTACAATTGCAGGGACATTTGTATTGGGATGTGCTGCGGCTGTTTCATGAAATGAAGCAGGGGATACGTCAAGCGGCTAAGGTGCAGGGTACAATTGCGTCACTCAGTGTGGATACCTGGGGCGTGGATTACGGCTTCATCGACCGTGGCGGCCAGCTGCTGTATGCACCGCATCATTACCGGGACCAGCGAACGGAGGCCAGCGCAGCAGCCCTTGAAGCGCTGCTTCCCAAGGAAGAGCAGTTCCGGCTTACAGGCAACCAACCGGCCAGGATCAATACGGTGTATCAGCTGTATGCCGATCTTCAGGCCAGTCCATGGATCAGGGAGACGGCGGACAAAATGCTGATGATGCCTGACCTGTTCCATTACCTGTTCTCCGGGGCGGTTTACGCAGAGCAGACGATCTGGAGTACGGGCGGCCTGCTCACCGCGGATTCGGCACAGCCTGCTGTGGAGGTGCTGAACCGGCTGGGGCTTCCGGCTGAGCTGATTCCTGAGCTCGTCCCGGCAGGCACTGTGGTTGGCACGCTGCTGCCTGCTCTGCAGGAGGAACTGGGTACCGGTCCGCTTAAGGTCATTGCCGGCGCTTCGCATGACACGGCTTCAGCAGTGGCTTCGGTTCCTTATATCTCCGGGCAAGGGCAGGATGCCGCTTTTATCAGCTGCGGAACATGGTCACTGGTCGGGATGGAAAGTGAATGGCCGGTCATTACGGATCAGGCCCTTGAGCTCGGGTTCACTAACGAAGCCTGCTTCGGCGGCACGAACCGTCTGCTGAAGAATACCACCGGACTGTGGCTTCTGCAGGAAAGCCAAAGAGGCTGGGCGGAAGCGGGAGAACCGGTCTCCCATCAGGAGGCGGTGGAGCTTGCCCGGAGTATCATGAAGACCGGATATGCAGCGCCAACGATTGATCCTAACGATGAATTATTCAGTACACCCGGAGACATGCCGGGACGGATCGCGGTGTATTGTGCCCGGACTAGGCAGCCGGTGCCGCAGAGCAAGGCAGAGATGATTCTGACCATCCTCAGCAGCCTGGCCGCCTCTTACGCCAAGACGCTCAGAGAGCTGGAGCAGCTGACCGGCAGGACCATCCGCACGGTTCATATGGTGGGCGGAGGCATTCAGAATGAGCTTCTATGCCAGCTTACGGCAGATGCTGCAGGCAAGGAAGTGGCCGCCGGGCCAGTGGAGGCAAGTGCCATCGGCAATATTGCTGTCCAATTGGCGGCATTGGGTGAAGTGGAGGCTTCCGGAATCAGAGCGCTTGTCGCGCGTTCCTATGCTTTTACCCGTTATTATCCAGGCTCATAA
- a CDS encoding L-fucose isomerase, which produces MAANYPKIGIRPTIDGRRRGVRESLEAQTMGMAQRVAKFLEETLFYPDGSPVQCIIADSTIGGVKEAAAAAQKFKGENVGVSITVTPCWCYGSETMDMDATIPHAVWGFNGTERPGAVYLAAVLSAYAQKGIPAFGIYGEDVQDSGSEEIPADVQSKLLQFAKSAMAVAVMKGKSYLSMGSVSMGIAGSIVNEQFFQDYLGMRNEYIDMSEYVRRFEEDIYDQEEFVKALSWVKENCRIGADNNPQHLQISDKEKELQWETCVKMTLIARDLMVGNPKLAELGFEEEANGHNALVGGFQGQRQWTDHFPNGDFMETILNSSFDWNGRRAPYIVATENDSLNGVTMLFNYLLTNTAQIFADVRTYWSPAAVERVTGYKLEGEAASGLLHLINSGSAALDGTGEQKMDGKPAIKPFWEITDEEVKACMAQTQFRPASQEYFRGGGFSTDYLTKGGMPVTMARLNLVKGLGPVLQLVEGFTVDLPDAVHKTLDERTDPTWPTTWFAPKLTGEGAFQSVYDVMNNWGANHGAISYGHIGADLITLASMLRIPVSMHNVEEARIFRPRVWSLFGTADLESADYRACQTFGPLY; this is translated from the coding sequence GTGGCAGCAAATTATCCGAAGATTGGTATCCGTCCCACCATTGATGGAAGAAGACGCGGTGTCCGCGAATCACTTGAGGCCCAGACGATGGGGATGGCGCAGCGTGTAGCTAAATTTCTCGAAGAAACACTTTTTTATCCGGATGGTTCTCCGGTACAGTGTATTATCGCTGATTCTACAATCGGCGGGGTCAAGGAAGCGGCAGCAGCCGCGCAAAAGTTCAAAGGTGAAAATGTGGGTGTATCGATTACGGTGACGCCGTGCTGGTGTTACGGATCTGAGACGATGGATATGGATGCCACGATTCCTCATGCGGTGTGGGGCTTTAACGGGACGGAGCGTCCGGGTGCGGTCTATCTGGCAGCAGTGCTGTCTGCTTACGCGCAAAAAGGGATTCCGGCTTTCGGGATTTACGGCGAGGATGTCCAGGATTCAGGCAGTGAAGAGATCCCGGCGGATGTGCAGTCCAAGCTGCTGCAGTTTGCAAAGTCCGCGATGGCGGTTGCTGTGATGAAAGGTAAGTCCTATCTGTCGATGGGCTCTGTCTCAATGGGGATTGCCGGCTCAATTGTGAATGAACAGTTCTTCCAGGATTATCTCGGCATGCGCAATGAGTATATTGATATGTCTGAGTACGTGCGCCGGTTTGAGGAAGACATTTATGATCAAGAGGAATTTGTGAAGGCGCTCTCCTGGGTGAAGGAGAATTGCAGAATCGGAGCAGATAATAACCCGCAGCATCTACAGATTAGCGACAAGGAGAAGGAACTGCAATGGGAGACCTGTGTCAAAATGACGCTCATCGCGCGCGATCTCATGGTCGGCAATCCGAAGCTGGCGGAGCTGGGGTTTGAGGAGGAAGCGAACGGACACAATGCGCTTGTCGGCGGCTTCCAGGGCCAGCGGCAGTGGACGGATCATTTTCCGAACGGGGATTTCATGGAGACGATTCTGAACTCCTCCTTCGACTGGAACGGCAGACGCGCCCCGTATATCGTGGCAACAGAAAATGACAGCCTGAACGGAGTCACGATGCTGTTCAATTATCTGCTTACGAATACAGCGCAGATCTTCGCGGATGTACGGACGTACTGGAGCCCTGCTGCGGTGGAGCGTGTAACCGGCTACAAGCTGGAAGGGGAGGCAGCAAGCGGGCTGCTGCATCTGATTAACTCAGGCTCTGCAGCGCTGGACGGCACAGGAGAGCAGAAAATGGACGGCAAGCCGGCGATCAAGCCGTTCTGGGAGATAACGGACGAAGAAGTGAAGGCGTGTATGGCTCAGACCCAGTTCCGCCCTGCTTCGCAGGAATATTTTCGCGGGGGCGGCTTCTCGACGGATTATTTAACCAAAGGCGGAATGCCTGTAACGATGGCCCGGCTCAATCTGGTAAAAGGACTTGGCCCGGTGCTGCAGCTGGTGGAAGGATTCACGGTAGACCTGCCTGACGCTGTGCACAAGACGCTGGATGAGCGGACCGATCCGACCTGGCCGACCACCTGGTTTGCGCCTAAGCTGACGGGTGAGGGGGCTTTCCAAAGTGTGTATGATGTCATGAATAACTGGGGAGCCAACCACGGTGCCATCAGCTACGGGCATATCGGTGCCGATCTGATCACGCTGGCCTCAATGCTGCGGATTCCGGTCAGTATGCATAATGTGGAGGAAGCACGGATTTTCAGACCTCGGGTGTGGTCATTATTCGGCACAGCAGATCTGGAGAGCGCAGATTATAGAGCGTGCCAGACCTTCGGGCCGCTGTATTAA
- a CDS encoding DeoR/GlpR family DNA-binding transcription regulator, which produces MKAFERRDLIINELYRYKKVHVADLAQKFQVSEETIRRDLDKLDKEGLAKKNYGGAILNTHTNEDPSYAVRHQVNLEAKGVIAGNVLELINDGDSLMTDTSTTAFEALRKITDSKHNLTIITNSLAVLSEFQHSGHKLISTGGTLGPETSSFVGPTASQTIQKYNVDVALFSCKGISMTGGLSDSNEEESELKILMQKQASKVVLLVDYSKFDRIAFIKLFSFDKVDYIVTDRKPSEEWMEFLNNYQVSVLYGT; this is translated from the coding sequence ATGAAGGCATTCGAACGGCGGGATCTGATTATTAATGAGCTCTACAGGTATAAAAAAGTACATGTGGCCGATCTGGCCCAGAAGTTTCAGGTATCGGAGGAGACCATCCGGCGGGATCTGGATAAGCTCGATAAAGAGGGGCTGGCCAAAAAAAACTACGGCGGTGCCATTCTCAATACGCACACCAATGAAGACCCCTCGTATGCGGTCAGACACCAGGTCAACCTGGAGGCCAAAGGCGTGATCGCCGGCAATGTGCTGGAGCTGATTAATGACGGGGACAGCCTGATGACAGATACGAGTACAACAGCTTTTGAGGCATTGCGCAAAATAACGGATTCCAAGCATAACCTGACGATTATCACCAACTCTCTGGCCGTACTGTCCGAGTTCCAGCATTCCGGCCATAAGCTTATTTCCACCGGTGGCACCCTGGGTCCGGAGACCAGCTCCTTCGTCGGCCCTACCGCTTCCCAGACGATTCAGAAGTACAATGTGGATGTGGCTCTGTTCAGCTGCAAAGGCATTTCCATGACCGGAGGGCTCAGTGATTCGAATGAGGAGGAAAGCGAGCTTAAGATTCTGATGCAAAAACAGGCCAGCAAAGTTGTCCTGCTCGTCGACTATTCCAAATTTGACCGGATCGCCTTCATCAAGCTGTTCAGCTTCGATAAAGTCGATTACATTGTGACTGACCGTAAGCCTTCCGAGGAATGGATGGAATTCCTGAATAACTATCAGGTATCGGTCTTGTATGGTACATAG